Genomic segment of Citrus sinensis cultivar Valencia sweet orange chromosome 7, DVS_A1.0, whole genome shotgun sequence:
tttaaaaattatcatgcacgtggtgattatattaaattcaactacACATATCATGTATGcattaattgattgtaatacatcataaatattttaaaatttctcttaaTGCCCACAAGCGAAATTGACTATCGTTATcgttatatattttatatcaagCAAAATTGTACGTAAAAcagaatttaatataataaaactgGATTGGTCTGCGGAGATTTGTGCGGATGAATTTGATGAGTGAGGATGATGCATGTCCTTCCCCAGCGTGTGTTAACAGTGTTACAATAGAACTTGCAACAATTGGGAAGGCAATCATAAATGAACAGAAATGATAGGGAGAGCCGAATTAGATTGTGACCGTGTGAGTGGGGCCTCTCTGTGTTACCGTGGAATTCCAATAGCAATAGCAAATGAGAAAAGGCAAGGATGAACGACCCAAACTTGTTCCCCTCCATTTCCTTTTATGCAATCCCTTCCtttttaacaaatttgctGCTACTTTCTCATTTAAAAGGCAGCCATACTTGAATCCTCAATCGTACCACAATGGTATAATCAGTTGAGGGTTCTCAAATGCCTCACATGGGGACGGTAGAACTTTCATGTCAACTGAGTTTCAAGGCTCATATCAGATTTGGCATCTGAGTTTTGGGCGCCTTTCTTACCCAGCCAAGTACGGATCTCACCAACTTGCTTTACgtaaattgtttattaaacaATCTAAGGTACAATAAAATACTGTTTTGTAATTATACCTTACATACTTTATTctgcaaataaatgaaaattatgataaatttatcGACTACAGGTTGGGAATGGACAGCAAAAGCAACGAAGCAAGTGACCGCTGGTCACAAACAGTCCACACACCCTGACCCTGAGAACCTAACCCAAagtggactaataagtaaaaGACAGTAAAAATGTAGACTCTCGCCACTTCTATTCACCAGCAACAGCGCCTATGAATAGCACTTTCTTTTCCATTTATCTTGATTCATGATTTGTTTcacatttacataaaaatcCGGGACTTCCCTTTGTATCCAATTTTGAATGGCTCTGATCTGCTCTGACCATTGACGTGAAAGTTTTGCCTAAAGAGAACCTCCATACACAGCCACGTTTCACCGTACTTGCATCTCTTCAGGGAGCTCCTTCCTATGGACAAATTGTTAAGTAGATCTTGCATTCCctagaaaaattaaaggcAACGACAACTCCAATGGTGTACTTTTTGGCAGCGCCGCTTCAGAAGAGTTCTAAGGTGTCCTATTTCTTGTTAGTTGGCTTAAACTCAATCTTAAACGTGCCAAAAAACATCTACCAATCTCATTTATTCATTGATCATTctttatgaagaaataaaaaataattaataatagcaaaGCAATCAGTCCAATGCAATCCAAATGTGCAACTTAGAAACAACAGATATAGGGACTTTGATTATCAGGGATATTGTTCaacataatttacaaaaacccagaagcttgaaaattatttaaaaaagggtaagaaagtaaaataaatgcGTAGAGAAACTTGCTCTAAGAAAGAACCCTTCAGTGtcacctttttcttttacagctCTGCTTCCCtgattctttcttttctaGCTCAAAGTACtcagaaattaaataaaatacaagtcttttaagttaaaaagtGTTACattgtatattaaaaaattaataaaaggcTGCACCTTCTGCATCACCTCCATATACCAGTTGATATTTTGTAGAAGTTCCAAAATGTTTTCAGCACCAACTACAATTGCATGAAGAACCAGCCCCTTTTAAGTGGTGCTAAGTTCAACGGGCGTGGCGCATGGAGCTAAAGTTTTTGAAGGCATGTTAACACCACCCCCTCTCACAGACAAAGACGGGCCTCTGACTGAGCTGGCTCTGCTCACAAGATGTGAATCaagaaatacaacaatgaCCGTAATGTCATCGTGGAAGTGCCGGCGAACGCCCCGATCAATCTTCTTCAAATCCGAGTATctcatttctctctttttcgcAGCTTCCTGCAATGCAGCTTTCACAAGCCTCCTAGCACTTCCCTGATGAAACAAAACAACCCACAgtcaaattacaattatttgcCCACAATTCCTGATCAAAGAGAAAACCCATATTTGAACTGCATGACCAGCTTGATGCCATTAAGTCTACTAGCCACACAAAGTAAATGTTGTCAATTTATAACTGAATGTTGCAAACCAGTGCTGTTATAGACTGATAGATATCTTACACTGTGTGGGTGATTTTGGACTATATCAACCGCATCTTGATTGCTAAGATGCTCCCACAGTCCATCAGAAGCAAATATAAGAAACTGATCAAAAGGTTGAAGTTCATGCGCTGAAATTGATGGTTCAGAACTCAGAATTGGCTTTCTAAAAGGTTCACGAAGGCGAAATTTCGCATACAAAGGCTCCCTGTTATACTCAGCTTTTTTCAGATACACATCGCCAATAGATCTAGAAACCTGCAAGCAGAGGAGAGCAGCTGGAATATTAGAACTCACAATCAATATGCAAATTAGGCCATGTCATAGAACCATGCGCGCCAATTTAGCCTCTGTTAGTGGCAAATTTGAGCAGCCCGTGACAAGGAGCTCGGCATAAAACTACTTTTACACCATTTAATCAACATATTGGAGAGTCATCttcaaatgaaagaaaattatgcatAGAAACATCAGCAAACAAAAAAcatcaactcattatgcaCTCCTCTTTTCTAGCAACTATTTGACAACATCATGAATAAAGTTATATGGATtgtcaaaattcaaaaagaagaaTGTACAAAGTCAGGCGTTTCATATCCTCACTTCCAATATGTCATCCCTTTTCAATATGTCATCCTAGTATATCTTCCATTAAATTTTGACCATAAAGTAAACTTCAATGCATCCTGTCCAATCACAACCATCATTGCCCTTTAGTTGCCGTCTTGGTCAGCCAATAACACATAGAGAATATAACCATACCTTAACACATTTGTCTCCCAAACCAGAGAACACATAAATAACAAACTTGTAAATGCATGCTTGATTAGCACAAACTCTTATACCCAAACTAGAGAAGACATAATAACAAACTAGTGAAAACTTAATTATCACAAACTTTATGCAATTTAGTTTTTACTTTGCAATGAAGCAAAACTGCTGAgatcttcaaaatttattaaaaatatggatgcaaaaaaataataacttttttgttttgttaactCCTATTTTATAGAAATGGCATTACAATAGTTCTAAATCTATCAGGACACTAGCACTAGATtcaatttatcatttgtttCAAGCAATAAGAACTAATGTACTATCTAACTCTTATGATACCAACATGCTCGTACAAATCTTACTATCTAAATTCCTTCTTCAATGATCTACAACTATGTTAAACTATGCAATTTACATCTCTATTTTCCCCCAAGTTCCATATTTCACCATACCTACAGTAACtaatcgtattatttctaaaaaaaggCAAACTAGAAGATAATGATATCTATTTACTGTTTTACTTAAATTCACATTCACAATCTCCCCCAGACTGGGCACACTCACTCCTACCCAAGATCGTTGACAATAGGTCATCATGGTACTCTTCTATTTTCTAATCACAATTTTTTCACAGCCAGTTATCAATGCAGTAACGTGTTTCCTCTTCTCTGTAGCTCACAGGTTGGTAGcttcttattaaattaaattcttagGTTTTTTATACTATATACAAATATGACCATCAATATAAGTGTGCTACAGttaaatattctatttgaCTAGTTATAACTCGCCACACGAAACACCAAATGAATGCTATGAAAAGATAAACATAAAAGAGCAACCagaaaaagaacttgaaaactgCTACCGTAGAAGCTACAAGTTTACCGCTCATCCAGAACCTAACCACCCTTCCGACCCCAGAATACAACCCCCACCACATGACCATCAAatctcttttctattttttggattaaatCAGAGAATGGAATATCTTACTACTCAATGCCCAGCACAAGCTTACGAAAGAAATAACTGCAGAATCGAATCACATAACCTCTTccaaatttttactaaaaCCTATTTATTATGCCCTCCGTGCACCGCCAACCACCGCGGCCGAAATATACTTATCAGACCACTCAGCGTGTCATGTTGCTACCTTACTCCCAAAATCTCTTTTCTATTTTCGGgataaaatcaaagaatggAATATCTTACTAATCAATGCCCAGTGCAAGCTTAAGAAAGAAATAAcagcaaaatcaaatcacatacctcttccaaatttttactaaaaCCTATTTACTATGCCCTCCAGGCACCACCAACCCCGCGGCTGTGATATACTTATCAGACCACTCAGTGTGTCAAGTTGCTGACTTACTCCCAAGAATGGTCCCCTACTTAGATTGTCTCATAAATTAATGTGTTTAGGACCGATGGATATGCAAGATGAAAAGCAATTAGTTGCATCTGGCCTTCTAAAAGCACCTTAGACCAAAAATCCTGAACCAGCTGAAATTTTACCCAAATTAGGTATAAGACAGTCTCATTTTATGATAAAGGTCAAAGTAGGGCATGGAAATCATAGTTTACTACGAGCTGACATGCTAAAAGTATAattcaaaagtaaaatttagaGAATAGAATGAACTTTAAGGTGATACAGGATATCTGGAAAATATGAGATATATCTAACTTACAGAACATCTCATTGTTTCCACATGGAAGTTACCTGTATCAAGCCTTTCACACGCCAGACATTGTGCTTTAGAACTACAATCTGTGAGTCATCAGGATGCATAGAGTGCATCTCTTGTCTAACAGATTCGATGCCTACATTATGCTCCGATGAAAGCTGGATGGCAAGCACTTCTCCGGTTGCCTTGACAAGCCTCCCAAGCACAGCACGAGAATCGCCAAGGTTAGCGATGTAGAGGGTTCCGCAACTGATAACACCAACCAGACAGCAAGATCCAACAGCGGCTATCTGAGGCTTCATAGGCCATTGTTTAGTTACAAGGGAGAAAAATCCATCTTCCGTAGCTTGATAAGCTTTCTTTATCACGTCCACAGACATGGATTGCTGCTCTGATGTGAACCCTGGAATTTTTAACCATATTAACCATATCATCAGAAGCAAGAACTATATTCTTGACTGCAACCTTCAAATAATTAGGACATAAACAACAATAGCCATcaaattatccataaaaagAGGAACTTCCAGTGTCTTCTTAAGTACTCAAACTTAGCAGCAAGAAAACATTTCAACAGACACTATTGTGACAAACCCTCCTCTCAAGTTAAGTTTTCTTACTCTTTAGATGCTGAAACAGGTGATCATTGATGTATCGTGAAGTCTCAGGCCCGCCATGGCCATCATAGATACCAATAAAAGTACCATAAGGACCAGACTCAAGAGTGCTCAAGGGGCCAGACTCAATCTGGCTCTGGTCCTCAAGCAAATTGTTAGCCTGAACAACGGCCATAGAGAATTCACCATTTATGTGTTGCCCATTGTCTTTGTACCAAAGTAGCCCCTCTTGCCGGCCTGCTGTATCCGCACTCGTATGGACATATCGGTCCGAGGACGGCCGCCAGCAGGCCCTCAGAAAGTTCATCAACCTTGATAACATCCCTCATCTCACCTCAGCCAACAGCCTCCTATTCTTCCACATCCAGAATTGGATGCAAATACAATTCCTAAAAAAAATCCCACCCAGAATTCTTTCACCTGGAAACCAAAACaactatcaaaatcaaattgtaaaaACAATAATCACAACATGTTAACCATTAAGCAACTACAGTAAGTTTTaagccaaaaaaatgaaatttaaatgacaaaaacaaaaatcacaaCATGTATACTAATAGAATCAAACCATGATCACAACAGTCAAGCTGCTAAAGTAGTTTTTCAGCAAACAATCTTActaaacaaattatatatatatgtatatatatatatgctctAAAATCTAAAACCCTTacgcattttttttttttttaaatacaggCATAGCCCAAAACCCTTATGCTCAAACCAACTCTAAAGTatacaaaacaacaaaaattgaaactttgtAGCTCAAACAGGAAAGGTCCAATCAAGTTCAGACAAAATTAAGCATATTTACGTGAACAAAATATCaatcacataaaataaataaaacaaactcaCGACAAAAAATCAAGCTGGTTGCAGAGTTTCCCGTCAGCTAAAGTGATGAAAACGATGGAGATCTAAATGAAACAGAGCAATACATGCAAGGGTTTAACACCGCTTGATCTATAGATCCACCAAATCACACCGTAGCTTCTGTTTACTTCAAAGCTTCGTgatttttttctatcttttctataaaaactaaatttttaatttgaatgaaaaaaaaaaacaaaagagatgaCACAGAGGGAGATAGagagataaaaatgaaatgattataaagaaataaaagagctGTGAATGAGAGTGGCAATTGTGATTGAACAAACGAACTGAAACTattttatctctctctctttttttttctttttttttttttttaattttcccctcccctttttctctttccctttgaattgtttttttcAGCAGACAAAACAGAGGcctataaaaaagaaaacgaacATGGATTAAAAGCCAGCAATGCAAAATGGCCAACTGTGGGCTCCACCTGTAGCcaaagaaagagaaagtataaacacccaaaatattttatttttatttttgatccttaaataaatctatttccatttttgtttttcgaTTTTGGACGCACCccattataatattaatttatttataacaagaaaaaaacaaactgcatacatgaaattatttaaaattattgtaatcaagCACGAAATGATGGTGAAGAAATagttaaaattagaaaatacgcattttatttgtaattatgtgttgtttttaaaaaagttcTTTCAGAGATATAATGTGTATTcttattgataattaattacgATATTTAATTAGAGAattgtaatattaaataatttatgtataaATTGAGTTAAGCAGGTTAATTTATAGAAAGCATAAATTGAACTCAAGTACtcaatcttgatttctttCTACTTTCATAAATAAGGTGAAAATGGCCCTTAAAATCTATACACTTAGATTTATTGACATCTGAAAGCaatatttttctgaaaaagaaaatgtcaaatttagaataatatttgatgggcaattttttatttaaaataataagaacatGGACGTCTTGCGTGTGTTTTTTATCCTTACTGCTTTTGGCTAACATCTAATGCAAATTTCAAAGATCGGATtactttgaaaataataataaataataaattaaaatcaagtGTGACATGAGTGGCCATGTGTCCATTTTGTAGCATACAAGATACGTGTCCATATATTCAATAAGCAAGTGGCAGTAATTTCATGAATTGCTGTTGAAAGAACATCTCATGGCAACACACGCGGCAGCTTGGTTGAAACTTCACTGCTCAATTTAATGACTAcatggaaaataaaaacaaatatatataaaaaatatatcaaacacAACATAAGAGTGATTTTGAGTTTATTAATGGAGCATGGGGTTAGCATTTTCTGGTCGGTATTCGGTCAgacttttttcatttcaaaaggGTAGTTTAgaagatttttgaaaaattatagtgatttttcaaattatattaaaaaaaattaattaatgagatGAAAAATACACCTAACACTAATCTTTGTTGTCGTCATTACCCAAACTTGGGTGATTGAGAGTATATAAAGCACATCACAATCATTGAGTTACTAAATATACTTCAAGAAAAAAGATGCAAAACTTGGGGTctaatttagattattttgtattgtttTCAACAAACAACGTGATCATTTAATGTAATTAGATATTATTGATTGctacatgaaaattatttatagtaAATAGAGAATTATTATGCATTCTGATAACATATACTCTCAATCACCCAAGTTTGAGTAATCAAGcattactattaaaaaaaaaaaaaaagttaatgattatcattaaaataatgctatcattaaaataactgTTTAGATAACAATTTCGCCTATCACGCAGAACACGCTGTTATTAAATGACCTCACAATATGCGCGCATCACGAAGAAACGGGAAGTCCCGACGTCACTGAAATTTCACTCAACTGACCTTCGCCTATCCTATTGGAGGCCGACGTAAACTTAACCCTCCTGACTTCGACTTTGTATTTCCATCTTCAATCACTTATTGACAATTTCTCCATCTTCGAGTTCGACAGTTGACTTTCTGTTAATGGATTCCATAAATCGTAAATTGTGTGGATGCCCCCACTATATTCAGGGTTTCGTGACGATCACACAGTCTTCAAAGTTGAAATCCAAATGGGAAGCATTTACAAGATaatggtttgaaaaaaaaaaagttccgaatttaattattatgcaCCAGACCGTGGTTTCATTGGATCTTCCCGATtaaggctccgtttggtacagcttattaaatagagcttatagcAGTAGAATTTATACCAATAgagtttttggataaaaagtcattgggtgtttggttgtcaataaaaaaaatacttttgaaccattaaactatgtgatattttttatattatatatatttagaaaaactTTATAACCTCTACttccaaaagctcaaattttgggtttttcctagtagaggtaaattagcttatttaagctaaaaaaactttactaaaaaaataaccaaacaccataaaaaattttaaaaagtgcttatacgattaaataaacacttatggctcttaaataagccataccaaacaGGCTCTAAATATCTTCAACGAGGCAGATGttagagcatctccaaaagaaactcttcaaataagattttattacttatttgaaaagccacatcaatatttaaacctctaaaaaatacttcaattaaaattcttcaattaagaaatgattctctctcttcaaatttggagagttgatttctctctctttaattcatatttcattacttttcattggagaaagaaagataaatactttaattgttattgactttttctttaaaaaattaattatttgattaaaataatattaatttatttatatttaaatagtcttttggagaatatcatattttttcaccATTCTATTTGCTACATAggtaagtaaataaatatttgaagagtaaatTTTATAGTGAATTTTGGAGATACTCTTAAGTTACGTTATTTGAGTTTTGGGTCATACAAATAGACCAATTTTAAGTCGAtgtaatttaacaaaaactgAATTACTGGCAATAATGaggaaaatacaaattatcgTACAACTTGAGTTGGTAGTTTATGTAATATGAATGgattgatttgattaaaaaaaatcatagtacagatataatttttttaattaatataatcacTTTTTAACTAAACATTTCATTCCGCATAAGCTGTcaacttaatttataaagagaTGTTTGTGCAAAAATgtatagatatatataattgttgaattattatAGATGCGatacaaatcttaattttctcaaCATTTGAATTCCAGCTAATGTAGTAGTGGTTGATGAATCGGATTAATTCAGATTAATTAATCACGTGGGACTTTAATTCTGTTGACAATGTTAAATTGAATGgttcatattaattattatcgGAGACAATTAAACAATGGCAAATTGCAACGTCAAAGTTGATAGtccatatgaaaaataaaataaattaatatataaaacactCCATTGATAAGCTCCTAAGCATGAGACGATGATCACTAAagtcataataataaatatttaatctcTAATAAGGTTCGTCTAATAAGAACGTAAATGTTAATGAGTTGGTAGTCCATTGATCACCCGTACATTCAATTTGAGTACACAAGTTTGAAATTCGGGTTGTActatcttaaaattattagaaagagtttcgattgatttttttttttgtagaaattTAGATTGTGATATAATAGAATTATCGAGAAAAATTCTGATCaatttcttatatttataaacattaGTAAAGGTTTGACTGTAATATATAagtatatttgattttgatacgaaaatgaataaaaaaatcgtGATCAATCACTCTTccataattttctctttgcATTGAAAAATCAACAGTAGACAATTAATGAGATGCAAGACAcccaataatataataaaatacatataataagTTGGGCTTTGTTAAGTTACAACAAGAGTAACTTACAAAAACATGCAAAAATTTGTAACATAACAGTGGTGTCTGCATgcaaaaactaataataagtttcatgctcttttatttatttatttatttgtttcaaatttgtgtttgaaaaatgtgtttttttttttttttttggctatgCAATAATCATATGTCCGAAACTATAATCTTTTAGGTGGCTTGCTCTTTAATATTATTCGGAACAAAGTAGAACAGAATTTTACGTTTGAATAATGTTTGATGATTTGTAAACCATTAGAATTCATCGTGTGTCGTGTCAACGCAGTGTAGTTAGCTATACATATCTACTAACATTATATTTGCAAGTctgctttaaaaataaattaatatgatgaCATAAATTTGTTACTACTACCCACTCAAGACTagtttctctcttttttttatttctatttttttaaaaaaatttaaactcgGTCCACAAATACTCTCGTGCTCGTTCTTATATATGATCAACAGCGTGGATAGAGTGGCAAAACTTAGTTGGTTTGAACTACAAACTTGGGCTTGGGTGCTTGTTAGTCGTGTACGAACGTGGATGATGAGACAACCATTTTAATTTGGTGAtggataaaattttttggTCGGATGCTGGGATTAGttgctaaataaaattttaatggtttCAACTAAAAATCTCACACGGGGTTCACTTTGCTCTCAACCAATCAACTTTGAATATAAAATCTCACGCACCGAATAACTCAGCTTCAATGGCTCAGATCTGACCAAGTTATGCTGATTATTGCATCTTAACCGTACgaacttaataataataataataataggttATTAATTTCCAAGTTTTGTCCCTGCAGTAACACTACAGCGTGTGTGCATTTTGACTAGGGATGGCAacggggaggggaggggactaATTTCTCCGTACTTATTttcgatattttgcgtatgtccctGTCCCTTTCCCATCTtcgtcaaaattatttaagagaatcctcatcccctccccgaataataacaggggatccccgagggttcCAGATCCtcgaataattaatatattttttttgttttcgattttgagttaatcatattaaaataaaaaattcaaataaaagtaaagttcgaaatatatcttacattaatatccattacaaaagtcacatacattaaattagtaagtaacacAACATGCAATggatacaaactatcatgaacaaattaatagcctaatacaaaattgttacaaataaaatcaaatttagattcaaaattaacttttcaatggtggcataggcactttataaatgtggactattccctttacaacacaatagttaagtcgAAGCAAATTAAGAGCAAATTATAAATGGAGATTCCATCTCATCCTCATCCCCTCTCCGAAGAAAAAAttaggtaaaaaaatttctctgtcCCTTctccgaataagaaattaggtatgaaattatcctcatactctccccaaatgaaaaaaatctcTGAAAATATCCATCCGGTAAAAATTTTTACCATCCCTAATTTTGACAAGTTGATTATGGTTAGAGATGAATTTGGGCATAAAAACGAAACTACTAGGTCTGGCTGTGAGCCGGTTGGGTGAAAAATCGGAGCCTGGCACACATGAAATTGTGCTACAGTATACAAGTTCCAAAGCCAGTTGCGTGTGTGCATTTTAATAGTGTACAAGTTCCAAAGCCAGTTGCGTGTGTgcattttaatagttttttttaaaatattaaaatatttaaaatattttctactaATTTAacaatctcatttttttttttacaacataattttaaaaaatttatttattaaaataattttatcatttttaataaaacgtTACTATCTTAGGTCCttattctataattttaataaataaaaaaaatggggtCTCATTAGAGTTAACCTCTACTCGGATGTTGGAAGTGGAACACAATTTGTTGATAAGTACAGTAGTATATAAGCTAACGAaggaaaaagaaggaaaaagaaggaaaaattccaTCTCCCCAAGCAGCTCAAGTTTCTGTGGAATCGACGGGCTTGGGTACGCACAGAAAGGTGTCTATCTCTGACTCACCTGACGTAACCCTAATCATAATACTGAATCAATTCCCCATTAAATTATCTCTTCTCGATTCTCAATATTTCTCATGAAGAAAATCCCCAAAATTAGGTTGCATAAATCCTGACGAATCCCCGAAATGGACCCGCCGCTGCCGTCAATAAACCACCCACTGTCTCCTCTGCCGTCCCACGATTCCGACGCCGATATTCCCGGCGCGTGGTACGGAAACATACAGTACCTGCTTAACATCTCCGTCATCGGTCTCTGTTTCTGCGtattcattttcctcttcGTCAAGCTGCGCAGCGACCACCGTCGGATCCCTGGCCCCGCAGCACTCCTTACAAAACTCCTCGCCGTATGGCATGCCACGTGTCGCGAGATCGCCCGCCATTGTGGGGCAGACGCCGCTCAGTTCCTCCTCATCGAAGGCGGCAGCTTCGTCGTGCTCTTATCCGTTGCTGTTGCGTCTATTCTCGTATTGCTTCCGCTAAATCTTTACGGTGGGCATGCTGTTCTGAATGATCAATTCTCCAAAACGACAATTAATCATATTGAAAAAGGTTCGGGTTTGCTTTGgatacatttttt
This window contains:
- the LOC102615075 gene encoding probable protein phosphatase 2C 60 — protein: MLSRLMNFLRACWRPSSDRYVHTSADTAGRQEGLLWYKDNGQHINGEFSMAVVQANNLLEDQSQIESGPLSTLESGPYGTFIGIYDGHGGPETSRYINDHLFQHLKRFTSEQQSMSVDVIKKAYQATEDGFFSLVTKQWPMKPQIAAVGSCCLVGVISCGTLYIANLGDSRAVLGRLVKATGEVLAIQLSSEHNVGIESVRQEMHSMHPDDSQIVVLKHNVWRVKGLIQVSRSIGDVYLKKAEYNREPLYAKFRLREPFRKPILSSEPSISAHELQPFDQFLIFASDGLWEHLSNQDAVDIVQNHPHSGSARRLVKAALQEAAKKREMRYSDLKKIDRGVRRHFHDDITVIVVFLDSHLVSRASSVRGPSLSVRGGGVNMPSKTLAPCATPVELSTT